The proteins below come from a single Chryseobacterium nepalense genomic window:
- a CDS encoding DEAD/DEAH box helicase, giving the protein MMELFQETAEIDLTVKLRQNKNVISYYLGKKIGLLSKESEFGYLFTVNDDEKYLFTLKPSYLPNGYNGIFYVDQNKFTKDLVSFLQTTNKICLNFNLPNSEFIRNSWNNNFFYKEEVLDENKVNLEFGLRPPQIGALHSILAHWSVSQEPAIVVMPTGTGKTETMLSLLVANKTDKILVIVPSDSLRRQLTGKFLTLGVLKDSKFQIVGEDALCPIVGTLQTSFKSQAEAAEFWDKCNVIIATTSIINKCNQNDYKIFDTLISKSKLLVVDEAHHCEASTWDNIATKFISQNKPVLKFTATPFRNDKKRLKGKTIYNYPLSLAQRDGSFLNINFIPIIEFNDSKADIIIAERAIEQLRSDLSQELNHKLMARVENINRAQEVFEIYKKYKEFKPMLVHSRLNDSEKREILDKIKNDDSYRIIVCVDMLGEGYDLPTLKICALHEIHKNITTSIQFFGRFTRSSTQKVGNATIIANIGDNNLKDNLLRKLYAKDADWNKILKVSNEGILAELNKEEDFFQKFDEEGIPYQIPLRNITPALSTVVYKVNDLEPKWNPDSYKKFFEKKNNQSVHATHQEKDLLIIIGRNNSSVRWGIIDDLINNVYDLYIIYFNREQNLLFINSSNNGSLYESLANLVIGENINLINESDIYKSLHEVEQLELFNLGVKPISEEAISYTQLFGRNVGEALDEITKKTKSSANLFGKGFTAGERITIGCSSKGRVWSRMIKTIPEFCEWCDTIGKKLNDDTIDVKNIFNFIAKPERISVLPNGITPISIIWNDEIYFRETEFFINEKSFFDYRIALNFDKTKNNSINFSIKTENIETEYELILDSNKNSKGYSYSKIKGNDLFFTYGRNENISIDDFFKKYPPIIRFSDSSKMYNDIFFEFKYEFQAYNPELIETRIWTGVNITNESQYDKTKKTKITDSVQYFMVNELKKDEDYKIIFDDDDKDEISDIVGIKYFEEDYSKVVVDLYHCKFSQKSKAGGRIKDLYEVCGQAQRSFHWKHRIENLINHLNFREKQRFEANKPSRFEKGGTEELYIFKRIIQSGFSKVIVNIHIVQPGISKEKISNEQLKLLGATEMLLKNTGNNFNVIVSD; this is encoded by the coding sequence ATGATGGAATTATTTCAAGAAACTGCTGAAATTGATTTGACAGTAAAATTACGTCAAAATAAAAATGTAATCAGTTATTATCTAGGAAAAAAAATAGGATTACTCTCAAAAGAATCTGAATTTGGTTATTTGTTTACAGTTAACGATGATGAAAAGTATTTGTTTACTTTAAAACCCAGCTATCTACCAAATGGGTATAACGGTATCTTTTATGTTGACCAAAATAAGTTTACAAAAGACTTAGTTTCTTTTCTTCAAACCACCAATAAAATATGCCTTAATTTTAATTTACCTAATTCAGAATTTATCAGAAACTCATGGAATAATAATTTTTTTTACAAAGAAGAAGTTTTAGATGAAAATAAAGTAAATCTTGAATTTGGATTAAGACCTCCGCAAATTGGTGCACTACATTCAATATTAGCACATTGGAGTGTTTCACAAGAGCCTGCAATAGTCGTAATGCCTACAGGAACAGGGAAAACCGAAACAATGCTTTCTCTTCTTGTTGCTAATAAAACCGATAAAATACTTGTAATCGTTCCATCTGATTCACTTAGAAGGCAATTAACGGGTAAATTTTTAACACTTGGAGTGTTAAAAGATTCAAAATTTCAAATTGTTGGTGAAGATGCATTATGTCCTATAGTTGGTACACTACAGACTTCTTTTAAAAGCCAAGCTGAAGCAGCCGAGTTTTGGGATAAGTGTAATGTCATAATAGCAACAACATCAATTATTAATAAATGTAACCAAAATGATTATAAAATTTTCGATACTTTAATTTCGAAATCAAAATTACTTGTTGTTGATGAAGCTCATCATTGTGAAGCAAGCACGTGGGATAATATTGCAACAAAATTTATTTCTCAAAATAAGCCTGTGCTGAAATTTACAGCGACACCATTTAGAAATGATAAAAAAAGACTAAAGGGTAAAACAATTTACAATTATCCATTGTCTCTTGCTCAACGAGATGGCTCCTTTTTGAATATAAACTTTATTCCTATAATAGAATTCAATGATAGTAAAGCAGATATAATAATAGCCGAAAGGGCAATTGAGCAATTAAGAAGTGATTTATCACAAGAGTTGAATCACAAATTGATGGCTAGAGTAGAAAACATAAATAGAGCACAAGAAGTATTTGAAATATATAAAAAATACAAAGAATTTAAGCCTATGCTTGTACATAGTAGACTTAATGATTCTGAAAAAAGAGAAATATTAGATAAAATAAAAAATGATGATAGTTATAGAATTATTGTTTGTGTAGATATGTTAGGAGAGGGCTATGACTTGCCAACTTTAAAGATATGTGCATTGCATGAAATTCATAAGAATATTACAACTTCAATACAGTTTTTTGGTCGATTTACTAGAAGTTCAACTCAAAAAGTTGGTAATGCTACAATAATTGCTAATATCGGAGATAATAATTTAAAAGATAATCTTTTAAGAAAACTTTACGCAAAGGATGCAGATTGGAATAAAATTCTAAAAGTTTCTAATGAGGGGATTTTAGCTGAGTTAAATAAGGAAGAAGATTTTTTTCAAAAATTTGACGAAGAAGGAATCCCATATCAAATACCCCTAAGAAATATTACTCCAGCTCTTAGTACAGTAGTATATAAGGTTAATGATTTAGAACCCAAATGGAATCCTGATTCATATAAGAAGTTTTTTGAAAAAAAGAACAATCAATCTGTACACGCTACACATCAAGAAAAAGATTTGTTAATCATTATTGGTCGAAACAATTCTTCTGTAAGGTGGGGGATAATAGATGATTTAATAAATAATGTATATGACCTGTATATAATTTATTTTAATAGAGAACAAAATTTATTATTTATAAATAGTTCTAATAATGGCAGCCTTTATGAGAGCCTTGCAAATCTTGTGATTGGAGAGAATATAAATCTTATAAATGAATCTGACATATATAAATCGCTCCATGAAGTAGAGCAATTAGAATTATTTAATTTAGGAGTTAAGCCAATATCTGAGGAAGCAATAAGCTACACTCAATTATTTGGGAGAAATGTTGGAGAAGCTTTAGACGAAATAACAAAGAAAACAAAATCAAGTGCAAATCTCTTTGGAAAAGGTTTTACTGCAGGTGAAAGAATAACTATAGGTTGTTCATCTAAAGGTCGAGTTTGGTCTAGAATGATTAAAACAATACCTGAATTTTGTGAATGGTGTGATACTATTGGGAAAAAACTTAACGATGATACTATTGACGTTAAAAATATATTTAATTTTATAGCTAAACCAGAAAGGATTTCTGTTCTTCCTAATGGAATTACTCCAATTTCAATAATATGGAATGACGAAATATATTTCAGAGAAACAGAGTTTTTCATTAATGAAAAATCTTTTTTTGATTATAGAATTGCTTTAAATTTTGATAAGACAAAAAATAATTCAATTAATTTCTCAATAAAAACAGAAAATATTGAGACTGAATATGAACTCATATTAGATTCAAATAAAAATTCAAAAGGTTACTCTTATTCCAAAATAAAAGGAAATGATTTATTTTTTACATACGGACGAAATGAAAATATAAGTATTGATGATTTTTTCAAAAAGTATCCTCCTATAATAAGATTTTCTGACTCTTCAAAAATGTATAACGATATATTTTTTGAATTTAAATATGAATTTCAAGCGTATAATCCAGAATTAATCGAAACAAGAATTTGGACAGGGGTAAATATAACTAATGAGTCTCAATATGATAAAACCAAAAAGACAAAAATTACTGACTCAGTTCAATATTTTATGGTTAATGAATTAAAAAAAGATGAAGATTATAAAATAATTTTTGATGATGATGATAAAGATGAAATTAGTGATATTGTTGGGATAAAATATTTTGAAGAAGATTACAGTAAAGTAGTAGTTGATTTATATCACTGTAAGTTTTCACAAAAATCTAAAGCAGGAGGACGAATTAAGGACTTATATGAAGTTTGTGGACAGGCGCAAAGGAGCTTTCACTGGAAGCATAGAATAGAAAATCTAATTAATCATCTAAACTTTAGAGAAAAGCAAAGATTTGAAGCTAATAAACCATCTAGATTTGAAAAAGGTGGAACAGAGGAATTATATATATTTAAGAGAATTATTCAATCAGGTTTTTCAAAAGTTATTGTAAATATTCATATTGTACAGCCTGGAATTTCAAAAGAAAAGATTTCGAATGAACAGTTAAAATTGCTAGGTGCAACAGAGATGTTATTAAAAAATACAGGTAATAATTTTAATGTTATTGTAAGTGACTAA
- a CDS encoding NUMOD4 domain-containing protein has product MKLPTDIEDKYLKEVLLNLSIADLPNEEWKEIEGFENYAISNYGRIKSLQRSVINSNGGEWKMPDRIMKLHAFKYFNKYLKRDFYNVRCRLSLEGKEYGKSVSRLVYYHFVEKFDMDNHKLLISFKDHNQFHFHADNLEKLSVSDVHYKTMKEGRGKKRNFNRAVSQYTVEGNFISSYESIEFAADSLGINRTYILAAIEKERLTAEGFRWFLQDYVLTKDDFMLLGKNASDKIFNKALWKKLGKPEIDESNPPACMNLSLEDFPGELWKPIPGLENQFQISNKGRIKRLNSWTQSKGKRFLKERIISLFLDVYSDKAYYLYVNLNSNGKRVQVRINQMLYYCFIEEFDMKNKSLVVVNKSEPLWNIHISKLSLRPIHSFFKTKQSEKISSLI; this is encoded by the coding sequence ATGAAGTTGCCGACTGACATTGAAGACAAATATCTTAAAGAAGTTCTTTTAAATCTTTCTATTGCGGATCTTCCCAATGAAGAATGGAAAGAGATTGAAGGTTTTGAAAATTATGCCATTTCTAATTATGGTCGTATAAAAAGTCTTCAACGCAGTGTTATAAACTCAAATGGAGGAGAATGGAAAATGCCGGACCGTATTATGAAACTACACGCCTTCAAGTATTTTAATAAATATTTAAAAAGAGACTTCTATAACGTTCGATGCAGATTGTCATTGGAAGGAAAGGAGTATGGAAAATCAGTTTCCCGTTTAGTCTATTACCATTTCGTTGAAAAATTTGATATGGATAATCATAAACTCCTTATATCGTTTAAAGATCATAACCAATTCCATTTTCATGCCGATAATTTGGAAAAACTTTCTGTAAGTGACGTTCATTATAAAACCATGAAAGAAGGAAGAGGAAAGAAAAGAAACTTTAACAGGGCAGTAAGCCAATATACTGTTGAAGGAAATTTTATTTCTTCCTATGAAAGTATAGAGTTTGCAGCAGATAGCCTTGGTATTAACCGTACATACATTTTAGCCGCAATAGAAAAAGAGCGTCTGACTGCGGAAGGGTTTCGATGGTTTCTACAAGACTATGTCCTTACAAAAGATGACTTTATGTTGTTAGGAAAAAATGCATCCGATAAAATATTCAACAAGGCTCTTTGGAAAAAACTTGGAAAACCCGAAATTGATGAAAGCAATCCTCCTGCCTGTATGAATTTATCCCTCGAAGATTTTCCGGGTGAATTATGGAAACCGATTCCCGGATTGGAAAATCAGTTTCAAATTTCAAATAAAGGAAGGATAAAACGGCTAAACAGCTGGACGCAAAGTAAAGGCAAAAGATTTTTGAAGGAGCGTATTATCTCTCTTTTTCTTGATGTTTATTCTGATAAAGCATATTATTTATATGTTAATCTAAATTCTAACGGCAAAAGGGTTCAGGTAAGGATTAACCAGATGCTTTATTACTGTTTTATAGAAGAATTTGATATGAAAAATAAATCGTTGGTTGTTGTTAATAAAAGTGAGCCCCTATGGAATATTCATATTTCAAAGCTTTCGCTGCGTCCTATTCATTCTTTTTTTAAAACAAAACAATCAGAAAAAATTTCTTCTCTAATTTAA
- a CDS encoding nucleotidyltransferase domain-containing protein, which yields MSKVKPMVIWQHDKVLPYILTRLKDKIMEITPVEKIFLFGSRGRLPFENWNELQGKDWDILVQAGCKLKNAHVLVEGNYHLDLLVLNKEHTEKFIKNMKTKELFPTNELECLMTKNQENGKF from the coding sequence ATGAGCAAGGTGAAACCTATGGTTATTTGGCAGCACGATAAAGTGCTGCCTTATATCCTTACGCGTCTTAAAGACAAGATTATGGAGATTACTCCCGTTGAAAAGATTTTCCTTTTCGGGAGCCGGGGCAGATTGCCTTTTGAAAATTGGAACGAGCTGCAAGGAAAAGACTGGGATATTTTGGTACAGGCAGGCTGCAAGCTAAAAAATGCCCACGTTTTGGTGGAAGGAAATTACCATCTGGATCTTTTGGTTTTAAATAAAGAACACACCGAAAAGTTCATTAAAAACATGAAAACCAAAGAACTATTTCCCACAAATGAATTGGAATGTTTAATGACTAAAAACCAAGAAAATGGAAAATTTTGA